The following proteins are encoded in a genomic region of Camelus ferus isolate YT-003-E chromosome 8, BCGSAC_Cfer_1.0, whole genome shotgun sequence:
- the LOC116665538 gene encoding fibril-forming collagen alpha chain-like has product MVHMNLLWQQLLQDLERSGGGCQRGSGGRRLQRARRWRHPGEASAEPASLEHRGPRSVLTRPGPRAPHRPQPGHPGLPGVRGAPAGVGTGGCLRGPAGELPGTSQLDLELAGDGRAGGRGGDRSPPSDRVPGSAPSDAGAPGDLQLAGSSLEAATAGEAPKFALGSRKFGTPPPPPASPLAFLQQRGRNLTGLGSPAPVTLRKGRPGRGRGSSALLTSPAHTRGRLWKAFPVVSPNTYRCTVLGV; this is encoded by the exons ATGGTACACATGAACCTCCTTTGGCAACAGCTCCTCCAAGATTTG GAGCGGAGCGGCGGCGGCTGCCAGAGAGGAAGCGGCGGGCGCAGACTGCAGAGGGCACGGCGCTGGCGCCACCCTGGCGAAGCGAGCGCGGAGCCGGCGAGCCTGGAGCACAGGGGGCCTCGCAGCGTCCTGACCAGGCCCGGCCCGCGCGCCCCACATCGCCCGCAGCCTGGGCACCCGGGCCTCCCAGGCGTCAGGGGAGCCCCGGCCGGCGTGGGGACGGGAGGGTGCCTGCGTGGGCCAGCTGGGGAGCTCCCGGGGACGTCCCAGCTAGACCTGGAGCTGGCCGGGGACGGAAGGGCGGGGGGGCGCGGCGGCGATAGGAGCCCACCCTCCGATCGGGTGCCCGGCTCAGCCCCCAGCGACGCGGGCGCTCCTGGGGATTTGCAACTCGCAGGGTCAAGTCTTGAGGCCGCTACTGCTGGGGAAG CTCCTAAGTTTGCTCTCGGATCTCGGAAGTTTGgaaccccgcccccgcccccagcttctCCCCTCGCCTTCCTCCAGCAGCGGGGACGGAATCTGACAGGTCTTGGCTCACCCGCACCGGTCACGCTGAGGAAGGGGCGACCTGGACGTGGGAGAGGCTCCTCGGCGCTGCTCACCTCCCCTGCACACACCCGGGGCAGGCTGTGGAAGGCGTTCCCCGTTGTGTCCCCCAACACATACAG GTGTACGGTGCTTGGAGTCTGA
- the LOC116665269 gene encoding trans-Golgi network integral membrane protein 2-like isoform X2, with translation MSGDTWPLSSGQEEDVESPDEEEGAPEPETEREDTRPEANVADEGAPEEPTEDETLTSALAADQPDMSGDTWPLSSGQEEDVESPDEEEGAPEPETEREDTRPEANVADEGAPEEPTEDETLTSALAADQPDMSGDTWPLSSGQEEDVESPDEEEGAPEPETEREDTRPEANVADEGAPEEPTEDETLTSALAADQPDMSGDTWPLSSGQEEDVESPDEEEVSTQSESAVEYYTEYVADATEEPAVQEKITFDEGILMFILLFCSFCVIFIVLYKSTLDEIWRG, from the exons ATGTCCG GTGACACGTGGCCCTTAAGCTCGGGACAAGAGGAAGACGTGGAGTCCCCTGACGAGGAG GAAGGGGCGCCCGAGCCAGAAACCGAACGGGAAGACACCCGTCCTGAGGCGAACGTAGCTGACGAAGGTGCTCCGGAGGAGCCGACCGAGGACGAGACATTGACGTCTGCGCTCGCAGCAGACCAGCCTGACATGTCCG GTGACACGTGGCCCTTAAGCTCGGGACAAGAGGAAGACGTGGAGTCCCCTGACGAGGAG GAAGGGGCGCCCGAGCCAGAAACCGAACGGGAAGACACCCGTCCTGAGGCGAACGTAGCTGACGAAGGTGCTCCGGAGGAGCCGACCGAGGACGAGACATTGACGTCTGCGCTCGCAGCAGACCAGCCTGACATGTCCG GTGACACGTGGCCCTTAAGCTCGGGACAAGAGGAAGACGTGGAGTCCCCTGACGAGGAG GAAGGGGCGCCCGAGCCAGAAACCGAACGGGAAGACACCCGTCCTGAGGCGAACGTAGCTGACGAAGGTGCTCCGGAGGAGCCGACCGAGGACGAGACATTGACGTCTGCGCTCGCAGCAGACCAGCCTGACATGTCCG GTGACACGTGGCCCTTAAGCTCGGGACAAGAGGAAGACGTGGAGTCCCCTGACGAGGAG GAAGTTTCAACGCAGTCAGAAagtgcagtggaatattatactGAATACGTTGCAGATGCTACTGAGGAACCAGCTGTGCAGGAGAAGATCACATTTGATGAAggaattttaatgtttatattattgttttgtagcttttgtgtgatttttattgtgttatataAATCTACCCTTGATGAGATATGGCGGGGTTAA
- the LOC116665269 gene encoding trans-Golgi network integral membrane protein 2-like isoform X1, with the protein MSGDTWPLSSGQEEDVESPDEEEGAPEPETEREDTRPEANVADEGAPEEPTEDETLTSALAADQPDMSGDTWPLSSGQEEDVESPDEEEGAPEPETEREDTRPEANVADEGAPEEPTEDETLTSALAADQPDMSGDTWPLSSGQEEDVESPDEEEGAPEPETEREDTRPEANVADEGAPEEPTEDETLTSALAADQPDMSGDTWPLSSGQEEDVESPDEEEGAPEPETEREDTRPEANVADEGAPEEPTEDETLTSALAADQPDMSGDTWPLSSGQEEDVESPDEEEVSTQSESAVEYYTEYVADATEEPAVQEKITFDEGILMFILLFCSFCVIFIVLYKSTLDEIWRG; encoded by the exons ATGTCCG GTGACACGTGGCCCTTAAGCTCGGGACAAGAGGAAGACGTGGAGTCCCCTGACGAGGAG GAAGGGGCGCCCGAGCCAGAAACCGAACGGGAAGACACCCGTCCTGAGGCGAACGTAGCTGACGAAGGTGCTCCGGAGGAGCCGACCGAGGACGAGACATTGACGTCTGCGCTCGCAGCAGACCAGCCTGACATGTCCG GTGACACGTGGCCCTTAAGCTCGGGACAAGAGGAAGACGTGGAGTCCCCTGACGAGGAG GAAGGGGCGCCCGAGCCAGAAACCGAACGGGAAGACACCCGTCCTGAGGCGAACGTAGCTGACGAAGGTGCTCCGGAGGAGCCGACCGAGGACGAGACATTGACGTCTGCGCTCGCAGCAGACCAGCCTGACATGTCCG GTGACACGTGGCCCTTAAGCTCGGGACAAGAGGAAGACGTGGAGTCCCCTGACGAGGAG GAAGGGGCGCCCGAGCCAGAAACCGAACGGGAAGACACCCGTCCTGAGGCGAACGTAGCTGACGAAGGTGCTCCGGAGGAGCCGACCGAGGACGAGACATTGACGTCTGCGCTCGCAGCAGACCAGCCTGACATGTCCG GTGACACGTGGCCCTTAAGCTCGGGACAAGAGGAAGACGTGGAGTCCCCTGACGAGGAG GAAGGGGCGCCCGAGCCAGAAACCGAACGGGAAGACACCCGTCCTGAGGCGAACGTAGCTGACGAAGGTGCTCCGGAGGAGCCGACCGAGGACGAGACATTGACGTCTGCGCTCGCAGCAGACCAGCCTGACATGTCCG GTGACACGTGGCCCTTAAGCTCGGGACAAGAGGAAGACGTGGAGTCCCCTGACGAGGAG GAAGTTTCAACGCAGTCAGAAagtgcagtggaatattatactGAATACGTTGCAGATGCTACTGAGGAACCAGCTGTGCAGGAGAAGATCACATTTGATGAAggaattttaatgtttatattattgttttgtagcttttgtgtgatttttattgtgttatataAATCTACCCTTGATGAGATATGGCGGGGTTAA